The following DNA comes from Cryobacterium psychrophilum.
CGGGGAGGAGGCCCGCCACTGGATCAATACGTGTAGTCGTACGAGCTGCCGGCTGCGAAGATCAGCGCCCACAACCCGAAGCTCAGCAGCATGAGGCCAATTCCCACGAAGCCGCTGATGATTCCGGTCAGCCAGAACCCGCGCGCGGTCGGCTCGCGCTTCTTGCCGAGGAATCCCAGAACGACGCCGGCGACCGGGAAGAGCAGGCCCAGGAACCCTCCGACGAACGGGAGGATGGCAATCGGCGAGCCGATGACGCCGATGATTCCGGCGATCATGGCCAGGATGCTGAACATCGGCGGCTTCTTTGCGGTCGTGCCCGTATACGGGTTTGATTCGTAGGGGTTTGCCGGGGCGCCGTATGAGGGCGGCGGGGGCGTGGCAGAGCCACCGGCCGGCGGCGGGATCGGCGCTCCGTAGCTGGGTGGCGGGGCGGGCGCGGACGGCGGCGAGACCGGAGGAACGCCCGGCACCTTCGGCACGTCGGGTACCTGCGGGGTATTCGGATCACTCATGGAGTTCGTTCCTTTCCAGTTGGTACGGGCACGTGTGGAGCGGGCTCGGCCGGGCGCCGCGCGAAACTATTGACCGCTCAGCATATTCGGGTCTGCCTGAACGAGCACGAAGAGCGACACGAAAGCAACTATGGCCCCGGTGAGGCCGACGAGTATGCCGGCGTAGCCAATCACCAGGCCGGCAATGGCCAGGCCTCGACCCTTTTCGCCGGTCTTCTTGATCTGCGAGAGGGCGATGTGGCCGCAGATGACGGCGGCCAGTGACACCACGAAGGCGCTGACGAACGACACGATTGCGAGCACATTGAAGGTTTCGGGGCCGGGGCCAGCCGGAGCCCCGTACGCGAATGACTGCTTCTGCTGCGCATAAACGGGTGCCGGCTGGGCCTGGTACGTGGGTGCGGCGGATGCCGGCGGCGGTGTCGGTTCGCTCGGAGGTACGTTGGCGGTGGGATCTGACATGTGAGAACTCCTCATAACAAATGACACGTTGGCGCTCCCCAGAATATCCCGCGCCGCAGAATTTGGCTCGGTGGGACGCGGTTTTATACTTGGATCTCGCTCACCGGGAGCGTGGAATCCGCCCCGAAATCCAGCGACGACGGCTCATGCCCGGCCATGATCAGCTGGGCTCCAAGTGCGGCGATCATGGCGCCGTTGTCGGTGCAGAGCGAGAGGGGCGGTATGCGCAGAACAATACCGGCGGCATCCGCTCTCTCGGCGGCAACCTCGCGCAACCGTCGGTTGGCGATCACACCACCGCCGAGCAACAGCCGGGGCACGTCGTAGGCCACACAGGCGGCCACGGCCTTGGTGAGCAGAATGTCCACGACGGCCTCGCGAAAGCTCGCCGCCACGTCGTTGATCGGCACCGGCTGCCCGGCATCTTCGTGCTGCTCCACCCAGCGGGCAACGGATGTCTTCAGCCCCGAAAAAGAGAAGTCGTAGCGGTGCTGCGCCATGTCCTTCTGCTTGCTCAGTCCCCGCGGAAAACGGATGGCGCCAGGATCGCCCGTGAGGGCGGCCGCGTCGATGTGCGGGCCGCCCGGGTACGGCATGCCGAGCACCCTGGCGACCTTGTCGAAGGCCTCCCCCGCGGCATCGTCAATGGTCTCACCGAGCAGTTCGACATCGCTCGTGAGGTCACGCACGAGCAGCAGGGACGTGTGCCCACCGGAGACGAGCAACGCGATCGTCGGGTATTCGAGGGGCTCCTCCGCATCGTCGGTGCCCGTGCGCAGCAGGTCTGCCCCTACGTGACCGACGAGGTGATTGACCGCGTAGATGGGCTTGTTGAGAGCCAGGGCGAGGGCTTTCGCGGCGCCGACGCCCACCATGAGGGCCCCGGAGAGTCCTGGGCCGCTCGTGACCGCGATCGCATCCACGTCGTCGAGGCGAATTCCGGCCTCCGCGACGGCGGCGGTGATGGCCGGCACGAGTTCGTCGAGGTGGGCGCGGGCGGCGACCTCTGGCACGACACCGCCGTAACGGGCGTGCTCGTCCATGGAGCTGGCGATGGTGTTGGAGAGCAGGCGCGTGCCGCGCACGATGCCGATGCCGGTCTCATCGCAGGAGGTTTCGATGCCGAGAACGAGGGGATCTGTTCGGTTCATGTCAGGCCTCGCTTGCGTCGGGGGTGGTGGCGAGCGCCGCCCGCGGCTCCGGAATGTTCAGGCGCATCACGAGCGCGTCCACGTCGTCGGGCTGGTAGTAGCCGCGCCGCACCCCGAGTTCCTCAAAACCGAGGGACCGATACAGGCCCTGCGCCGACGGATTGTCGGCGCGCACCTCGAGGAACACCTGCCGGGCGCCGCGCTCGAGCGCCTCGGCGATGAGACGGAGCATCAGAACCCGACCGAGGCCGCGTCCACGCGCGTCTTCCGCCACCCCGATGGTCTGGATGTCGCCCTCGGTCGCACCCTGCGGCGCGAGCAGGCCAGCGTACGCCTGGATGCGCGTCGGGTTGTCGGGCGGAAACGCCACGAGGTAGTAGCACGCGGGGTCGGCCACATCGCGGGCCATCATCTCGCTCGACCAGGCATCATTGTCGAAGATGCCGGTTTCGAGCACCATGATCGCCTCAACGTCGGCCGGGGTTGCCCGGCGCAGCTGCCAGGTCACTCAGCTCACCCGCTTGCGGCCGTTGGGCATGGTCACGTCGGGCGAGCGCAGGTAGAGCGGCGCATCGGCGGCGAACGGCAGCCCCGCGGCGAAGGTGAGTTCGGCGACGAGTCCGAGGTCGCCGGCCGAGACCGTTACCGCGTCCCGCCGCGGCAGGCCGGCGTGTTCGAAGGACGATTCGAGCATCTCGGCGGGTTTGGCGAGACCGGGCGCGCCGATGCGGCGGGGCAGCCCGTTGGCATCCGCTTCACTGTAGGCCGACCAGTACACCTCGCGCCTCCGGGCGTCGGTGACCACGAGCAGCGGCCCGCGGTGACCGGTGCGGTAGGCGTTGAAGGCGATGGCGTCGTGGCTCACGACGGGTACCAGGGGTGTGCCGGCACCCAGGGCGAAGACGCGGGCGGCCGCGATGCCCACGCGCAGTCCGGTGAACGGGCCGGGGCCCATTCCGCCGACGACACCGGAGAGCTCGCTCGCGGCGACTCCCGCTTCGGCGAGGCATTCACGAATCATGCGACCGATCACTTCGGCGTGGCGCATGGTGTCGCTCTCGACGCGTTCGCTGATCACGCCGCGGCCCCGGTCGACGATGGCGACACTCGTACCGGCTGAGGTATCAATGACGAGAAGCACCCGTCAAGACTATACGGGCGGGGTGCGGTCCTTGCGCTGGACCCGCACGGCCTTCACTGTGAGCTGCAGCGCCGCGACGACGAGAAGCACGGCGAAGAGGATGCTCGACACCCGCGGGGTCATGAGCAGGGCGAGCGCAACACCGGGAACGGATGCCGCCACAGCTGCGACCCCCACCACGACGCCGGCGCGCAGGTCAACGAGGTGGCCGCGCAGGTTGGCGACGGTTCCCACGATGCCCGTGGGAATGAGCACGAGCAGGGACGTGCCCTTGGCGATGAGGTCGCTCGCCCCGAAGATGGCCACCAGTGCCGGCACGGCGATGACACCGCCGCCGATGCCGAAGAGTCCGGAGGCGATGCCCATGATGAGGCCGAGCGCGACGTAGCCGAGCACGACGGGGACACTCAGGTCAACCGCGCCGTCGCGCTCGGGCACCAGGAGCACCATGCGCACAGCGACGAGGAGCATGAGAAGGATGAACATCCAGCGCAACCACACGAGGGGGATGCGGCGCAGCAGCATGCTGCCGATCACCGCACCGATCACGGCCCCCGCCGCGATGATGCCGCTCGCCACGAGGTCGATCTGGTCGTTGGCGAGGTAGGCCAGGGACCCCACGAGTGCGGTGGGGATGATGGCCACGAGCGAGGTGGCCCCCGCCCGGCGCTGGTCCATGTGCACGAACGTGATCAGCAGCGGCACCATGATGATGCCGCCGCCGACGCCGAACGCGCCGGAGAGCAGCCCGCCGATCAGGCCGATGATCGCGAGGGTGATCCAATAGTGCGCGCCCTTGCGAGGGGACGTGGCATCCGTCGATTTGCTGGGGGCAACCATGGGTTTAGCCTAGGCGTCGGGCCAGCCCGCGGCGTGCCACCGGGGCCCGTGGCCGGTGAGCGTGATGGTGCGCGGTTCGTCGAGGTCGAGGTCGTCCGCGTCGTGGCCGGTGGCGGCATCCTCGGTGACGGCGGATGCGCCCGTCGGTCGTTCGATCTCGATGTCAAGCCAGGAGTCGGTGATGCCGTCCAGCATGCCGCGGCCCCATTCGACCACGACGATGGACCGCGCGAAGTCAATGTCGAGGTCGTCGAGTTCGAGGGCGCTGCCGAGCCGGTAGGCGTCGACGTGCACGAGCGGCGGGCCGCCCACGGTGCTCGGATGCGTGCGAGCGAGCACGAAGGTGGGGCTCGTCACGGCACCGCGCACGTGCAGCCCGTCACCGAGCCCGCGGGTGAGGGTGGTCTTGCCGGCACCGAGCGGGCCCGTGAGCACCACGAGGTCCCCGGCGCGCAGGCGCGACGCGAGCGCGTGCCCGAACCGGTCCATCGCCTCTGGGCTCTCGATGGTGACGACGCTCATGCGCCCTCGGCGACGACGAAGGCGCACGCGACACCGGCATCGTGGGTCATGGTGACGTGCAGGCTCGTAATGCCCCGGGCCTGCATGAGGCTTTCGAGTGAGCCGTGCAGCACGAAGCCGGGTTTTCCCTGCGCGTCGGAGACGATTTCCATCTCCTGCCACGTGGCTCCGGCGCTGTCGCCGAGCGCCTTGATGAGCGCCTCCTTGGCGGCGAAGCGGGCCGCCAGGGAGTGCATGGGCAGGCCGCGCTCCCCCTCGGCGAAGAGCCGCGGAATGAGTCCGGGGGTTCGTTCGACCTGGCGCGTAAAACGCGCCAGGTCGACGATGTCGACGCCGATACCCCGGATCATCCGCTTCTTCCGGCTACTCGGGCGGGTTACTCGACCGTGACCGACTTCGCGAGGTTACGCGGCTGGTCCACGTCGAGGCCCTTCGCGATGGCCAGTTCCATGGCGAACATCTGCAGCGGAACCACGGCGAGCAGCGGCTCGAACAGCGGGGCCGCGAG
Coding sequences within:
- a CDS encoding DUF4190 domain-containing protein — encoded protein: MSDPNTPQVPDVPKVPGVPPVSPPSAPAPPPSYGAPIPPPAGGSATPPPPSYGAPANPYESNPYTGTTAKKPPMFSILAMIAGIIGVIGSPIAILPFVGGFLGLLFPVAGVVLGFLGKKREPTARGFWLTGIISGFVGIGLMLLSFGLWALIFAAGSSYDYTY
- a CDS encoding DUF4190 domain-containing protein; protein product: MSDPTANVPPSEPTPPPASAAPTYQAQPAPVYAQQKQSFAYGAPAGPGPETFNVLAIVSFVSAFVVSLAAVICGHIALSQIKKTGEKGRGLAIAGLVIGYAGILVGLTGAIVAFVSLFVLVQADPNMLSGQ
- a CDS encoding holo-ACP synthase, with the protein product MIRGIGVDIVDLARFTRQVERTPGLIPRLFAEGERGLPMHSLAARFAAKEALIKALGDSAGATWQEMEIVSDAQGKPGFVLHGSLESLMQARGITSLHVTMTHDAGVACAFVVAEGA
- the tsaB gene encoding tRNA (adenosine(37)-N6)-threonylcarbamoyltransferase complex dimerization subunit type 1 TsaB, with product MLLVIDTSAGTSVAIVDRGRGVISERVESDTMRHAEVIGRMIRECLAEAGVAASELSGVVGGMGPGPFTGLRVGIAAARVFALGAGTPLVPVVSHDAIAFNAYRTGHRGPLLVVTDARRREVYWSAYSEADANGLPRRIGAPGLAKPAEMLESSFEHAGLPRRDAVTVSAGDLGLVAELTFAAGLPFAADAPLYLRSPDVTMPNGRKRVS
- a CDS encoding sulfite exporter TauE/SafE family protein; this encodes MVAPSKSTDATSPRKGAHYWITLAIIGLIGGLLSGAFGVGGGIIMVPLLITFVHMDQRRAGATSLVAIIPTALVGSLAYLANDQIDLVASGIIAAGAVIGAVIGSMLLRRIPLVWLRWMFILLMLLVAVRMVLLVPERDGAVDLSVPVVLGYVALGLIMGIASGLFGIGGGVIAVPALVAIFGASDLIAKGTSLLVLIPTGIVGTVANLRGHLVDLRAGVVVGVAAVAASVPGVALALLMTPRVSSILFAVLLVVAALQLTVKAVRVQRKDRTPPV
- the tsaD gene encoding tRNA (adenosine(37)-N6)-threonylcarbamoyltransferase complex transferase subunit TsaD codes for the protein MNRTDPLVLGIETSCDETGIGIVRGTRLLSNTIASSMDEHARYGGVVPEVAARAHLDELVPAITAAVAEAGIRLDDVDAIAVTSGPGLSGALMVGVGAAKALALALNKPIYAVNHLVGHVGADLLRTGTDDAEEPLEYPTIALLVSGGHTSLLLVRDLTSDVELLGETIDDAAGEAFDKVARVLGMPYPGGPHIDAAALTGDPGAIRFPRGLSKQKDMAQHRYDFSFSGLKTSVARWVEQHEDAGQPVPINDVAASFREAVVDILLTKAVAACVAYDVPRLLLGGGVIANRRLREVAAERADAAGIVLRIPPLSLCTDNGAMIAALGAQLIMAGHEPSSLDFGADSTLPVSEIQV
- the tsaE gene encoding tRNA (adenosine(37)-N6)-threonylcarbamoyltransferase complex ATPase subunit type 1 TsaE, which gives rise to MSVVTIESPEAMDRFGHALASRLRAGDLVVLTGPLGAGKTTLTRGLGDGLHVRGAVTSPTFVLARTHPSTVGGPPLVHVDAYRLGSALELDDLDIDFARSIVVVEWGRGMLDGITDSWLDIEIERPTGASAVTEDAATGHDADDLDLDEPRTITLTGHGPRWHAAGWPDA
- the rimI gene encoding ribosomal protein S18-alanine N-acetyltransferase gives rise to the protein MTWQLRRATPADVEAIMVLETGIFDNDAWSSEMMARDVADPACYYLVAFPPDNPTRIQAYAGLLAPQGATEGDIQTIGVAEDARGRGLGRVLMLRLIAEALERGARQVFLEVRADNPSAQGLYRSLGFEELGVRRGYYQPDDVDALVMRLNIPEPRAALATTPDASEA